One Desulfurispora thermophila DSM 16022 DNA segment encodes these proteins:
- a CDS encoding N-acetylmuramoyl-L-alanine amidase, which translates to MRIVIDPGHGGSDPGAVGPNGLKEAHVNLAVALKVAEKLRKAGVEVRLTRTSDVFIDLQPRCDIANSFGADYFVSIHCNSAGTPEAEGAETYCYKFGGQGEILAKAIQTELIAATGRANRGVKTANYYVLRRTNMPAVLTELAFISSPEEERLLGSPDYQEKCATAIARGIGKVIGVKIIQEVLSMFKDVPANHWAAGSIERLAKLGIIKGDEQGNFRPDQPITRAEVVALLDRVLKLLGR; encoded by the coding sequence GTGCGTATTGTTATAGACCCAGGCCATGGTGGCTCTGACCCTGGCGCGGTCGGACCTAATGGCCTCAAGGAGGCCCATGTAAACCTTGCGGTGGCGCTGAAGGTAGCCGAAAAGCTACGCAAAGCCGGCGTGGAGGTGAGGCTTACTCGCACCAGCGACGTATTCATTGACCTTCAACCTCGTTGCGACATTGCAAATTCTTTTGGTGCAGATTATTTCGTATCTATCCATTGCAACTCTGCCGGAACGCCCGAAGCAGAGGGCGCCGAGACTTATTGCTATAAATTCGGTGGCCAAGGCGAAATCCTCGCAAAAGCTATCCAAACCGAGCTCATAGCAGCCACAGGCCGTGCTAACCGTGGGGTTAAAACGGCCAACTACTATGTTTTGCGCCGTACTAACATGCCGGCTGTATTGACGGAACTGGCATTTATCTCTAGCCCCGAGGAAGAGCGCTTGCTTGGTAGCCCCGATTATCAAGAGAAGTGTGCTACTGCTATAGCGCGGGGTATCGGCAAGGTAATTGGCGTCAAAATCATTCAGGAGGTGCTTTCCATGTTTAAGGACGTGCCAGCAAATCACTGGGCAGCTGGAAGCATCGAGAGACTTGCAAAGCTGGGCATCATCAAAGGGGATGAGCAGGGCAATTTCCGCCCGGACCAGCCTATTACCAGGGCTGAAGTAGTAGCTCTGTTGGACCGGGTACTTAAGCTACTTGGGAGGTAA
- a CDS encoding phage holin: MEDKLLQLAYDILAILIPALAALAVEYIRRRLGTEKMRKVQEELAAKQELATLAVRFVEQVYKDLHGPDKYQKAAEWLAARAQEHGLKLTADEIKGLIEAALRQLKDAFGNEWAKQVQ; encoded by the coding sequence ATGGAAGATAAACTCTTGCAGCTTGCCTATGATATTCTAGCTATTCTTATCCCTGCCTTGGCAGCATTAGCGGTAGAATACATCCGCCGCCGACTGGGTACGGAGAAAATGAGAAAGGTTCAGGAAGAACTTGCGGCTAAGCAGGAGCTCGCCACCCTGGCCGTGCGCTTCGTGGAGCAGGTTTACAAGGACCTGCACGGTCCTGACAAATACCAAAAGGCTGCCGAGTGGCTGGCGGCCAGGGCACAAGAACACGGGCTTAAGCTTACGGCTGACGAAATTAAGGGTCTGATTGAAGCTGCACTTCGCCAGCTCAAAGACGCATTTGGGAACGAGTGGGCCAAGCAGGTACAGTAA
- a CDS encoding helix-turn-helix domain-containing protein, with protein MCNDTLSADRRQSRRDSREENNLDLSIERRTKLPAWLLGHVWYGDSPGARLRQARVAKDMTIRDLAKTVGMTAEAISSLEAGRTTASLRNLRKLAQVLGVPIAYLGCFETLPENTLGQRITKARLFHGLTKEEFAQIIGVDVKTLRHWEQGKHVPLPRYFNVLNQYLKVLEE; from the coding sequence GTGTGCAACGACACTCTTTCAGCGGATCGCCGGCAAAGCCGCAGGGACAGCCGTGAAGAGAATAACCTTGACCTCTCAATTGAGCGCCGGACGAAGTTGCCGGCATGGCTCCTCGGCCACGTCTGGTATGGTGACTCTCCCGGGGCCCGGCTGCGCCAAGCCAGGGTAGCTAAGGACATGACCATTAGAGACCTGGCCAAGACGGTCGGTATGACAGCCGAGGCAATAAGCAGCCTCGAAGCCGGGAGGACAACCGCATCTCTCCGAAACCTGCGAAAGCTGGCCCAGGTGCTGGGGGTGCCTATCGCTTATCTCGGATGTTTTGAAACGCTACCTGAAAACACATTGGGCCAGCGCATTACGAAAGCTCGCTTGTTTCACGGCCTCACGAAAGAAGAATTCGCCCAGATTATAGGCGTTGACGTTAAAACTCTACGGCACTGGGAGCAGGGGAAGCATGTACCCTTACCTCGATATTTTAACGTACTTAATCAGTATTTGAAAGTCCTGGAAGAATAA
- a CDS encoding ATP-binding protein: MPATSSGAQLRGQGYSLHGCPCGFAGDPLKECRCTPLQIRRYLTRISGPLWDRLDLICQVPRVQYEDLHSDQPAEPSAVVRQRVEEARARQRERLKPYGINCNAQLSGRLLRQMVELTPESRRLLREAYRKLALSARSHDRILKTARTIADLEGSPQVQTHHLAEALSYRLPINEE; this comes from the coding sequence ATGCCGGCAACTTCGTCCGGCGCTCAATTGAGAGGTCAAGGTTATTCTCTTCACGGCTGTCCCTGCGGCTTTGCCGGCGATCCGCTGAAAGAGTGTCGTTGCACACCGCTGCAAATTCGGCGCTATCTAACGCGCATATCGGGCCCACTGTGGGACAGGCTGGATCTGATTTGCCAGGTACCCCGCGTGCAATACGAGGATTTGCACAGTGACCAGCCCGCCGAACCCTCCGCCGTTGTGCGGCAACGGGTGGAGGAAGCGCGTGCCAGGCAAAGGGAGCGTCTTAAGCCCTACGGTATCAATTGCAATGCCCAGCTCAGCGGACGGTTGTTGCGGCAGATGGTGGAACTCACGCCGGAAAGCCGCCGTCTTTTGCGGGAAGCCTACCGCAAGCTGGCCTTGAGCGCGCGCAGCCACGACCGCATCTTAAAAACAGCCCGCACCATCGCCGACCTGGAAGGAAGCCCGCAGGTGCAGACGCATCACCTGGCGGAAGCCTTGAGTTACCGTCTGCCCATAAATGAAGAATAA
- the flgL gene encoding flagellar hook-associated protein FlgL produces the protein MRVTNRMMGQILTGNIQRNLEALARSQNGISTGKRVLKPSDDTAQISLLMVTKAVMQDNEQYMVNINDGMSFLEHADVTLSSVSSTLNTVRELTVQAASDTYTASDRVAIAAQVDRLVDNIVDLANATVGGKYVFAGTLNGVKPFERVGDSIYYLGNLEMVQREILPASSYEIGVPPVQLTALAQKDPLDGQSKLTAQGADNLQALLLEKGGQLVNDRLVIKHGNGYLDVALKNTIEYVRTNPAAGAALEELRSKIQTDIDEAVNKYNQSVGQAGKIDPVQVEIDSDGTRLKFTGNNIEFVRNTAYHIFTADGSSGVFGVATYDPVAKRYLLQDQDGGLLPELIKLKNALQTNDKNGIQEGLKNIFSSDTGSLSAHDNLLAYQVKLGAREKHFESVSTTLQDLNYRLNVTEQNIEDEDIARASIIFSQKQLAYQASLATGAQILQTTLLQFLK, from the coding sequence GTGCGGGTGACCAACCGGATGATGGGACAAATCCTGACCGGCAACATTCAGCGCAACCTGGAGGCGTTGGCCCGTAGCCAGAACGGTATTTCCACCGGCAAACGGGTCTTGAAACCCAGTGACGACACGGCTCAGATCAGCCTGCTCATGGTGACCAAAGCGGTGATGCAGGACAATGAACAGTATATGGTAAACATCAATGATGGCATGAGCTTTCTGGAGCATGCCGATGTCACCCTGAGCAGTGTCAGCTCTACTTTGAACACGGTGCGGGAACTGACTGTGCAGGCGGCCAGTGATACATACACGGCCAGTGACCGGGTGGCCATTGCCGCCCAGGTGGACCGGCTGGTTGATAATATTGTGGATTTGGCCAATGCCACGGTGGGAGGAAAGTACGTCTTTGCCGGTACATTAAACGGGGTCAAGCCATTTGAACGGGTGGGAGACAGCATTTATTACCTGGGCAATCTGGAAATGGTGCAGCGCGAAATCCTCCCCGCTTCCAGCTATGAAATTGGTGTGCCGCCCGTGCAGTTGACAGCCCTGGCGCAAAAAGATCCTCTGGACGGTCAGTCCAAACTGACGGCTCAGGGGGCGGACAACCTGCAGGCACTGCTGCTGGAAAAGGGCGGGCAGCTGGTCAATGACCGCCTGGTCATCAAACATGGTAACGGCTACCTGGATGTGGCTTTAAAGAATACCATTGAGTATGTCAGGACAAATCCTGCCGCCGGTGCCGCTCTGGAAGAGTTGCGGTCCAAAATCCAGACCGACATTGATGAGGCGGTCAATAAATACAACCAGTCAGTGGGGCAGGCGGGCAAAATCGACCCGGTTCAGGTGGAAATTGACTCTGACGGGACACGGCTGAAATTTACCGGCAACAATATCGAATTTGTCAGAAACACCGCCTACCACATATTTACTGCCGACGGTAGCAGCGGAGTTTTTGGTGTTGCCACCTACGACCCGGTGGCCAAACGATACCTTTTGCAAGACCAAGACGGCGGTTTGCTCCCCGAGTTGATCAAGCTGAAAAATGCTCTGCAGACCAACGATAAAAACGGCATTCAGGAAGGTTTGAAAAATATTTTCTCCTCCGATACAGGCTCTTTGAGCGCCCACGACAATCTGCTGGCTTATCAGGTTAAACTGGGGGCGCGGGAGAAACACTTCGAGTCGGTGAGCACCACGCTGCAGGATCTTAACTACCGGCTGAATGTGACCGAGCAAAATATTGAGGACGAGGATATTGCCAGAGCATCCATCATCTTTTCCCAGAAGCAACTGGCCTATCAGGCTTCCCTGGCCACCGGGGCGCAGATTCTGCAGACAACATTGTTGCAGTTTTTAAAGTGA
- a CDS encoding flagellar hook-associated protein FlgK, giving the protein MRGTFMGIETARRSIQLHRLTMDVANHNIANAYTEGYTRQEAVVTPTTPYAGFIPQARMTYGQVGTGVEASQIRRMRDEYMEEQMRAAGAAQGFWEKQNDYATRLEAVFPEPAASGLQELMVRFFNNWQSLNNTPQDPGIKAAVWETAEEMAVHFNEMYIHTSDIYQSLLGVAPLSTAAGVQTGVTDNQGGQTGQTEQTATQLVKGALVDAADQVNQLVEQIVALNKTIKSVVEMGNQPNDLYDRRDALLRQLASFGAVRVENVLDSRGNISGLINIKFYKQDLLTYSDPSAQPTVNKVSVALDRQTDQSGQTVERLLLAVGEGGQVDLSEAAQNVATDSDLLGGFTGLEAARRHIKTTLDSLDKLAKALIDGVNAKLSTLDKPFTFFSGSGARDMKVVTGADAIDGEKAIRVVQLRNEALDSLGGANVVSYYGQMLTSVGAAVDVSEQRLTSQESIGQQISKLVESMAGVSIDEELSKVIQYQYGYQASAKMMQELDEMLEVLINKL; this is encoded by the coding sequence ATGCGCGGTACTTTCATGGGTATTGAAACCGCTCGCCGCTCCATCCAGTTACACCGCCTGACCATGGACGTGGCCAACCACAATATTGCCAATGCATATACCGAGGGATATACCCGTCAGGAGGCGGTGGTTACTCCCACCACCCCTTATGCCGGCTTCATCCCCCAGGCCCGCATGACATACGGGCAGGTGGGCACCGGTGTGGAGGCCAGCCAGATCCGGCGCATGAGAGACGAGTATATGGAGGAGCAAATGCGCGCCGCCGGTGCAGCACAGGGTTTTTGGGAAAAGCAAAATGACTATGCCACGCGCCTGGAAGCCGTCTTCCCGGAACCGGCTGCTTCCGGCCTGCAGGAACTGATGGTTCGCTTTTTTAACAACTGGCAGTCGCTCAATAACACCCCCCAGGATCCCGGTATTAAAGCGGCGGTGTGGGAAACGGCCGAAGAAATGGCTGTGCACTTCAATGAAATGTACATCCACACCAGTGATATTTACCAGAGCCTGCTGGGGGTTGCCCCCCTGTCCACTGCTGCCGGCGTGCAGACCGGGGTGACGGATAACCAGGGGGGACAGACCGGTCAGACAGAGCAAACCGCTACACAGCTGGTGAAAGGAGCGCTGGTGGATGCGGCCGACCAGGTAAACCAGCTGGTGGAGCAGATTGTGGCCCTGAACAAAACCATCAAGAGTGTGGTGGAGATGGGTAACCAGCCCAACGATCTTTACGACCGGCGGGATGCCCTGCTTCGCCAACTGGCCTCTTTTGGTGCTGTGCGGGTGGAAAATGTGCTGGACAGCCGGGGTAACATCAGTGGGCTGATCAATATCAAGTTTTACAAGCAAGACCTGCTCACTTACAGCGACCCGTCGGCCCAGCCCACTGTCAATAAGGTCAGCGTGGCTCTGGACCGGCAAACTGACCAGAGCGGTCAAACCGTGGAGCGATTGCTTTTAGCGGTGGGCGAAGGCGGGCAGGTGGATTTGAGCGAAGCAGCCCAAAATGTAGCCACCGATAGCGATCTGCTTGGTGGCTTTACAGGCCTGGAGGCGGCCCGCCGGCACATTAAAACCACGCTGGACAGCCTGGATAAGCTGGCCAAAGCGCTCATTGACGGTGTTAATGCCAAGCTGAGCACGTTGGATAAGCCTTTTACCTTTTTCAGCGGTAGCGGGGCCAGGGATATGAAGGTGGTTACCGGCGCCGATGCCATCGACGGCGAAAAAGCCATCCGGGTGGTGCAGTTGCGCAATGAGGCTCTGGACAGCCTGGGCGGGGCCAATGTGGTCAGCTACTACGGTCAGATGCTCACCAGCGTGGGGGCGGCGGTGGATGTATCGGAGCAAAGGCTAACAAGTCAGGAATCCATCGGACAACAAATCAGTAAGCTGGTGGAGTCCATGGCGGGCGTTTCCATAGATGAGGAGCTGTCCAAAGTGATCCAGTACCAGTACGGCTATCAGGCTTCTGCCAAAATGATGCAGGAGCTGGACGAAATGCTGGAAGTTTTGATTAACAAGCTCTAG
- a CDS encoding flagellar protein FlgN, producing the protein MDLWQELEDVLQQQKDLLSRLLVKTQEQTVALRASDLPALIALNKQIGELAGHLAVLDRKREDIAAALAGQLGLPVFASISDLLARVTAPATANMDGLIGELRQLVGDLVLQTRLNCYVAGQLSRVTGQLLTIYTSGSFTYDPAGQTRQIGGGIIERQV; encoded by the coding sequence ATGGATTTGTGGCAGGAGCTGGAGGATGTGCTCCAGCAGCAAAAGGATTTGCTCTCCCGGTTGCTGGTCAAAACCCAGGAGCAGACTGTTGCATTGCGGGCAAGCGATTTGCCCGCTTTAATTGCTTTAAACAAGCAAATTGGTGAGCTGGCCGGCCACCTGGCCGTACTGGACAGGAAAAGGGAAGACATTGCCGCTGCCCTGGCCGGGCAGCTGGGATTACCCGTTTTTGCTTCCATCAGCGATTTGCTGGCCAGGGTTACCGCGCCGGCGACTGCAAACATGGACGGTCTAATCGGTGAACTGCGGCAGTTGGTGGGCGATTTGGTCCTGCAGACGCGGCTGAATTGTTACGTTGCCGGCCAGTTGTCCAGGGTTACCGGTCAGCTGTTAACGATATATACCAGTGGCAGTTTTACTTATGATCCCGCCGGGCAGACCAGACAAATCGGTGGCGGCATCATTGAGCGACAGGTGTAA
- the flgM gene encoding flagellar biosynthesis anti-sigma factor FlgM encodes MSAFSGVRAKGEMAMKITPYNGMAELVRLYKDKAGKSGINEYNHVPAGEQADRADISTRGKALAAFKTALREVPAVRQELVDRLREQIAAGTYNFDYQAIAKGIKEELLD; translated from the coding sequence TTGAGTGCTTTTTCCGGTGTGCGGGCAAAAGGGGAGATGGCTATGAAGATTACCCCTTATAATGGGATGGCGGAGCTGGTCCGCCTGTATAAAGACAAGGCCGGGAAATCCGGTATTAATGAATACAACCATGTACCGGCTGGGGAACAGGCCGACCGGGCGGATATTTCCACCCGGGGCAAAGCGCTGGCGGCTTTCAAGACGGCCCTGCGGGAGGTTCCCGCCGTGCGGCAGGAACTGGTGGACAGGTTGCGAGAGCAAATTGCCGCCGGCACATACAATTTTGATTACCAGGCAATTGCCAAAGGGATCAAGGAAGAGTTGCTGGATTAA
- a CDS encoding protein-glutamate methylesterase/protein-glutamine glutaminase, translating into MPPINVLVVDDSALMRRLITRFLEEDPQKPPIKVLDSAANGQEALEKAVRLRPDVVTLDVEMPVLDGLATLERLMRQHPVPVIMLSAHTTEGAQATIKALALGAVDFVAKPARREDMPQMVNDLRFKVRAASQAVLRWPGGRPARPLAVVRPVQTTRQAVPPAGAVGISGGSGGRYSAGVIAVSHTAAASQPSPIGAPEVAAGPVRQSGRIQLVVIGSSTGGPAALQQIIPRLPANLGATVVVVQHLPVGFSGPMAEHLDRKSAIKVRHAQQGDQLRPGEVLVAPAGYDLTFRGRPGNVSVFLDPGQGPVPPGGFRPSVDVTMLSAAEVLGNQCMGVLLTGMGRDGALGMQAIFRSGGLTIAEHESTCVVYGMPRAAVELGAANRVLPLPEIAAEIVKNI; encoded by the coding sequence ATGCCGCCAATTAATGTCCTGGTGGTGGACGATTCGGCGTTGATGCGCCGGCTGATTACCCGTTTTCTGGAAGAAGATCCCCAAAAGCCGCCCATTAAAGTGCTGGATAGTGCGGCCAACGGTCAGGAAGCGCTGGAGAAAGCAGTGCGTTTGAGGCCCGATGTGGTGACCCTGGATGTGGAGATGCCTGTTTTGGACGGGCTGGCCACGCTGGAGCGACTGATGCGCCAGCATCCGGTACCGGTGATCATGCTCAGCGCCCACACTACGGAAGGCGCTCAGGCCACCATCAAAGCACTTGCGTTGGGAGCGGTGGATTTTGTAGCCAAGCCGGCCCGGCGGGAAGACATGCCCCAGATGGTCAATGACCTGCGCTTCAAAGTGCGGGCGGCTTCTCAGGCGGTGTTGCGCTGGCCGGGCGGCCGTCCGGCGCGTCCGCTGGCCGTTGTCCGCCCGGTACAAACCACGCGGCAGGCGGTACCTCCGGCCGGCGCGGTGGGTATTTCTGGCGGGTCTGGCGGGCGCTACTCTGCTGGCGTTATTGCTGTTTCGCATACGGCAGCTGCTTCCCAGCCGTCCCCCATCGGGGCACCGGAAGTAGCAGCTGGCCCGGTTCGCCAGTCCGGCCGGATACAGCTGGTGGTTATCGGATCTTCCACTGGTGGTCCTGCTGCTTTGCAACAGATTATTCCCCGCCTGCCGGCTAACCTGGGGGCGACGGTGGTGGTGGTGCAGCACTTACCGGTGGGGTTTTCCGGCCCCATGGCCGAGCATCTGGACCGCAAGTCGGCCATTAAGGTTCGTCATGCTCAACAGGGTGATCAACTGCGTCCCGGTGAGGTGCTGGTGGCGCCGGCCGGTTATGATCTTACTTTTCGTGGCCGTCCCGGCAATGTCAGTGTATTTCTGGATCCCGGGCAGGGGCCGGTACCTCCCGGTGGGTTTCGCCCCTCTGTGGATGTGACCATGCTGTCAGCGGCAGAAGTGCTGGGCAATCAGTGCATGGGCGTGCTGCTCACCGGCATGGGCAGAGACGGGGCACTGGGCATGCAGGCCATATTCCGCAGTGGCGGTTTGACCATAGCCGAGCATGAGAGTACTTGTGTGGTTTATGGCATGCCCCGGGCGGCAGTGGAACTGGGGGCGGCGAACCGGGTGCTGCCTTTGCCGGAAATTGCCGCGGAAATAGTGAAAAATATTTGA
- a CDS encoding chemotaxis protein CheA — MFSDVEMMVFMEELEEKIQSINDNVLLLEREGGSPEVIQEIFRAAHTIKGSSGVMGYDKMMRLTHEIENLFDMLRQGKMQVTTPLVDVLFVALDTLKALKDEITGDGGEVDITHVVDQLRNCQQTCHGSQPAIAGENEEISLNAGEQFSAYQPEGAMGGMGELDDATRAVVQEAELRGYQAYWINVGIDPSCQMKNVRAFLIFETLQQNGEIIKSLPPAEDLQEGRYDTGFSVVLLSKEDADSLANLLLSIAEVSSVQVLPITLDEEREESAAAVEEAVLTAQKQDADNHEDNGPKAAASAPERVAGTTTIKTVRVDVQKLDTLMNLVGELVIDRTRLDRFVEVFEGRFGSDDLVEDIVEISNHLGQVTTDLQDEIMKARMLPVATVFNRLPRMVRDIAQKMNKEIDFVIEGKETELDRNVIEVIGDPLIHLLRNAIDHGIESPEERVRLGKPRAGRVLLKASYVESHIVITLSDDGRGMDAQKIKESAVRKGMLSPDVAARMGEREALELIFQPGFSTATVVSDVSGRGVGMDIVRNQIEQINGTVEFTTTPGQGTTFYIKLPLTLAIIRALMVGMGEQVYAFPLSNVQETLAIRPEEIKYVRHSKVIVVRGQVLPLMHLADIFRLEAQPPEGRIFVVVLGSADRRVGIIVDRLIGEQEIVIKSLGNYLGQIAGLSGATILGDGRVALIVDARGLVKEMGVEENAYAAN, encoded by the coding sequence ATGTTCAGTGATGTGGAAATGATGGTCTTCATGGAGGAACTGGAAGAAAAGATACAGTCCATCAACGATAATGTCCTGCTGCTGGAACGTGAGGGAGGCAGTCCGGAAGTTATCCAGGAGATTTTCCGTGCTGCCCATACCATCAAAGGTTCCTCAGGTGTCATGGGTTATGATAAAATGATGCGCCTGACCCATGAAATTGAAAACCTGTTTGATATGCTGCGCCAGGGTAAAATGCAGGTGACCACGCCGCTGGTGGATGTGCTTTTTGTGGCTCTGGACACTTTAAAAGCACTTAAAGATGAGATTACCGGTGATGGCGGTGAAGTGGACATCACACATGTTGTTGACCAGCTGCGCAATTGCCAGCAGACCTGCCATGGCTCCCAGCCGGCCATTGCCGGAGAAAATGAGGAAATATCTTTGAATGCCGGTGAGCAGTTTTCTGCTTACCAACCGGAAGGTGCCATGGGCGGAATGGGTGAACTGGACGATGCCACCCGGGCGGTGGTACAGGAAGCCGAGCTGCGGGGTTATCAGGCCTACTGGATCAATGTGGGCATTGATCCTTCCTGTCAGATGAAAAACGTGCGGGCTTTCTTGATCTTTGAAACACTGCAGCAAAATGGCGAGATTATCAAAAGCCTGCCGCCGGCCGAGGACCTGCAGGAGGGCCGCTATGATACCGGTTTTTCTGTGGTCTTGCTCAGCAAGGAAGATGCAGATAGTTTGGCCAATCTGCTCTTGTCCATCGCCGAGGTGAGCAGTGTTCAGGTATTACCCATTACTCTGGATGAGGAAAGGGAAGAAAGCGCGGCTGCTGTTGAGGAAGCGGTGTTAACTGCCCAAAAACAGGATGCGGATAATCATGAGGACAATGGACCAAAGGCGGCAGCCTCCGCTCCTGAGCGGGTTGCCGGAACCACGACCATCAAGACAGTGCGGGTGGATGTGCAGAAACTGGATACTCTGATGAATCTGGTGGGCGAGCTGGTGATCGACCGCACCCGTCTGGACAGATTCGTGGAAGTTTTTGAAGGCCGGTTCGGGTCGGATGATCTGGTGGAGGATATTGTGGAAATATCCAACCACCTGGGACAGGTAACCACCGACCTGCAGGATGAAATCATGAAAGCGCGTATGCTGCCGGTGGCCACTGTTTTCAACCGTCTGCCGCGCATGGTGCGGGACATTGCCCAGAAGATGAACAAGGAAATTGATTTCGTTATTGAGGGCAAGGAGACCGAACTGGATCGCAATGTGATTGAAGTGATCGGTGATCCGCTCATCCACCTGCTGCGCAATGCCATTGATCACGGTATTGAGTCGCCGGAGGAAAGGGTGCGGTTGGGCAAGCCGCGGGCCGGCAGGGTATTATTGAAAGCATCGTACGTAGAAAGCCACATTGTGATTACCCTCTCGGATGATGGGCGGGGAATGGATGCGCAGAAAATAAAAGAGAGTGCTGTGCGCAAAGGGATGCTCTCGCCTGATGTCGCTGCCCGGATGGGTGAACGGGAAGCGTTGGAGTTGATCTTCCAGCCCGGTTTCTCCACCGCCACCGTGGTCAGCGATGTTTCCGGGCGCGGTGTGGGTATGGACATTGTGCGCAACCAGATCGAGCAGATTAACGGGACAGTGGAGTTCACCACCACACCGGGGCAGGGAACCACGTTTTATATCAAGTTGCCCCTCACTCTGGCCATTATCCGCGCCCTGATGGTGGGCATGGGTGAACAGGTTTATGCTTTCCCGCTGAGCAATGTGCAGGAGACTCTGGCCATCCGGCCGGAAGAAATAAAATACGTGCGGCACAGCAAGGTCATTGTGGTGCGGGGGCAAGTCCTGCCGCTCATGCATCTGGCGGACATTTTCCGCCTGGAAGCGCAGCCACCGGAAGGACGGATTTTTGTGGTGGTGTTGGGTTCTGCCGACCGGCGCGTGGGCATTATTGTCGACCGGTTGATAGGGGAGCAGGAAATTGTAATTAAGTCTCTGGGCAACTACCTGGGGCAGATTGCCGGTCTTTCCGGTGCCACCATTTTGGGGGACGGGCGGGTGGCTCTGATTGTTGATGCCCGTGGCCTGGTGAAGGAAATGGGTGTAGAGGAGAACGCTTATGCCGCCAATTAA
- a CDS encoding chemotaxis protein CheW, which translates to MEEQLVVFLLNEQLYGIDISQVLEIIRPTGVTVLPGTPDFIEGVINLRGTVIPVMDLARRFGLSSGQGTEEQRVVIVESAGVKVGLLVDGVSEVLRVTGQQIQPPPAAGLVGGVECIRGIALLENRMIILLDMNKVLQVGERQKLLELAN; encoded by the coding sequence ATGGAAGAGCAACTGGTTGTTTTTTTGCTCAATGAGCAACTGTACGGGATTGATATCAGTCAGGTTCTGGAGATCATTCGCCCCACAGGTGTGACGGTTTTGCCCGGTACGCCGGACTTCATCGAGGGGGTAATCAATCTGCGCGGCACGGTAATTCCGGTGATGGACCTGGCGCGGCGGTTTGGTTTGTCCTCCGGGCAGGGAACAGAAGAGCAACGTGTGGTTATTGTGGAATCGGCGGGTGTTAAAGTGGGTCTGCTGGTGGATGGTGTGAGTGAAGTGTTGCGGGTTACCGGACAGCAGATTCAACCCCCGCCTGCCGCCGGTCTGGTGGGCGGAGTGGAATGTATCCGGGGGATTGCTTTGCTGGAAAACCGGATGATTATTCTGCTGGATATGAACAAAGTGTTGCAAGTCGGTGAGAGACAAAAGCTGTTGGAATTGGCCAACTAG